One Rosa chinensis cultivar Old Blush chromosome 5, RchiOBHm-V2, whole genome shotgun sequence genomic region harbors:
- the LOC112166463 gene encoding uncharacterized protein LOC112166463 has protein sequence MASLFPQFLSHPNPHLRNNLLSSQTTKNPSQHYIRIPPRKHYLFITKCTAPNSTQPDFPSPNSETTTSAEKFPIEKRRKSEITRDRKSSTGLEKPEPPNFEIGWKRTKEIPLEKPVGYVIADFLEKLEGLMGREFGSRELLVKAAEIVAERAREEAEVLRDDGKVEDRMVTELFRVLKLMEMDMVMVKAAVKDETLSERLEQAKARCRQAIPVALSF, from the coding sequence ATGGCTTCATTATTCCCACAATTCCTCTCCCATCCTAACCCTCACCTACGAAACAATCTCCTCTCCTCCCAAACCACCAAAAACCCATCACAGCATTACATCCGTATACCACCCAGAAAACACTACTTGTTCATCACCAAATGCACTGCACCAAACTCTACTCAACCTGATTTCCCAAGTCCAAACTCTGAAACCACCACCAGTGCAGAGAAATTCCCAATCGAAAAGCGAAGAAAATCGGAAATCACCCGAGACAGGAAGTCCTCAACTGGCCTGGAAAAGCCCGAGCCACCCAACTTTGAGATTGGCTGGAAGAGAACCAAAGAGATTCCACTGGAGAAGCCAGTAGGGTATGTCATAGCTGACTTCCTGGAGAAGTTGGAAGGCTTAATGGGGCGAGAATTCGGGTCCAGAGAGTTGCTGGTGAAGGCTGCAGAGATTGTGGCTGAGAGAGCAAGAGAGGAAGCAGAAGTGTTGAGAGATGATGGTAAGGTGGAAGATAGAATGGTGACCGAATTGTTCAGGGTGCTGAAGCTGATGGAGATGGACATGGTTATGGTAAAGGCTGCAGTGAAGGACGAGACTTTGAGTGAGAGGCTTGAGCAGGCTAAAGCAAGGTGCAGGCAAGCTATACCTGTTGCTTTATCGTTTTGA